From a region of the Anaerobacillus sp. CMMVII genome:
- a CDS encoding acetyl-CoA C-acetyltransferase — protein sequence MKEAVIVAGARTPVGKAKKGTLASVRPDDLGALTIKETLKRAGNFDPSRIDDVIIGCAMPEAEQGMNMARNIAALAGVPDTVPAITINRYCSSGLQSIAYGAERIMLGHASAILAGGAETMTMIPMGGHVIAPNPTLVETAPEYYMGMGFTAEEVARKYEISRADQDAFAVESHRRAAKAIEEGKFDDEIVPVEVTLRSVGSDNKLKEKKILFAKDEGVRIDTTLEGLAKLRPAFHPKGTVTAGNASQMSDGAASVLVMDREMAEAEGLTPLVRFRSFAVAGVPPQIMGIGPVEAIPKALKLAGLELSDIGLFELNEAFASQSLQVIRHLNLDMNKVNVNGGAIALGHPLGCTGTKLTLSLIHEMKRRGEQFGVVTMLHIVTTHNCSPRRFIS from the coding sequence GTGAAAGAAGCGGTTATTGTTGCAGGTGCGAGAACACCTGTCGGAAAAGCAAAAAAAGGAACCTTAGCTAGTGTTCGTCCTGATGACTTAGGGGCGTTAACTATTAAAGAAACGCTTAAACGAGCTGGGAATTTTGATCCTAGTAGAATAGATGATGTCATTATTGGTTGTGCAATGCCTGAAGCTGAACAAGGAATGAACATGGCCAGAAATATTGCCGCACTTGCAGGTGTGCCAGATACAGTACCAGCGATTACGATTAATCGTTATTGTTCTTCAGGATTACAAAGTATTGCGTACGGAGCAGAGCGAATTATGCTGGGTCATGCAAGTGCCATTTTAGCAGGGGGCGCAGAAACGATGACAATGATCCCAATGGGTGGTCACGTGATAGCACCAAATCCAACACTGGTTGAAACAGCTCCGGAATACTATATGGGTATGGGCTTCACCGCTGAGGAAGTTGCTCGTAAGTATGAAATCAGTCGCGCTGACCAAGATGCTTTTGCAGTAGAAAGTCACCGCAGGGCAGCCAAGGCTATTGAAGAAGGAAAGTTTGATGATGAAATCGTTCCTGTAGAGGTTACCTTACGTTCTGTAGGTAGTGACAATAAGCTGAAAGAAAAGAAAATCCTATTTGCGAAAGATGAAGGAGTTCGAATTGATACGACTCTTGAAGGACTTGCAAAATTACGACCAGCCTTTCATCCAAAAGGAACAGTTACAGCAGGAAATGCTTCACAGATGAGTGACGGTGCAGCTTCTGTTCTTGTCATGGATCGTGAAATGGCTGAAGCAGAAGGATTAACTCCTTTAGTGCGCTTCCGTTCCTTTGCAGTAGCAGGTGTCCCCCCACAAATCATGGGGATTGGTCCTGTTGAAGCCATTCCTAAAGCCTTAAAACTTGCAGGCTTAGAGCTATCGGACATTGGTTTGTTTGAACTAAACGAAGCATTCGCTTCCCAAAGTCTACAAGTCATCCGACACTTAAATCTTGATATGAACAAGGTTAATGTAAACGGTGGAGCCATCGCTCTTGGGCATCCACTAGGTTGTACTGGAACAAAACTAACACTTTCATTAATTCACGAAATGAAACGTCGTGGTGAACAATTTGGTGTTGTAACAATGTTACACATTGTTACAACACACAATTGTTCACCACGACGTTTCATTTCGTGA
- a CDS encoding DUF5667 domain-containing protein, giving the protein MKKVVSTLVLVGGLAXXGTVLANNDSSLDITSDLYETIGLIEQATADLTEDEVEKVLLHDEFAERRLIVLEEVATEGNEEEIEHLVTDFIEVVTATENVTASAEEAGEDVNELREIINEIIEKRSQNLIALLERDHLPEQAKAGIRKALKNQERAMLKAGKRWKQELKKIEEIISENEFVEAKEDETEQSESI; this is encoded by the coding sequence ATGAAAAAAGTCGTATCAACATTGGTCCTAGTAGGTGGTTTAGCGANGNGNGGAACGGTATTGGCAAACAATGATAGTAGCTTGGACATTACATCAGATTTATATGAAACAATTGGATTAATTGAACAAGCGACAGCAGACTTAACTGAGGATGAAGTTGAAAAGGTTCTACTTCATGATGAATTTGCTGAAAGACGCCTAATCGTTTTAGAGGAAGTGGCAACTGAAGGTAATGAAGAGGAGATTGAACATTTAGTTACAGATTTTATTGAGGTAGTTACAGCTACTGAAAATGTAACGGCTTCTGCAGAAGAAGCAGGTGAAGACGTAAACGAACTTAGAGAAATCATTAATGAAATTATAGAAAAAAGAAGTCAGAATTTAATCGCGCTACTAGAGCGTGACCATTTACCAGAGCAAGCGAAGGCTGGAATTAGAAAAGCCCTAAAAAACCAAGAGCGAGCCATGCTGAAAGCCGGTAAGCGTTGGAAGCAGGAACTAAAGAAAATTGAAGAGATTATTAGTGAGAATGAGTTTGTTGAAGCAAAAGAGGATGAAACAGAGCAAAGCGAAAGCATTTAG
- a CDS encoding DUF5667 domain-containing protein codes for MKKVVSTLVLVGGLARWGTVLANNDSSLDITSDLYETIGLIEQATADLTEDEVEKVLLHDEFAERRLIVLEEVATEGNEEEIEHLVTDFIEVVTATENVTASAEEAGEDVNELRESLMKL; via the coding sequence ATGAAAAAAGTCGTATCAACATTGGTCCTAGTAGGTGGTTTAGCGAGGTGGGGAACGGTATTGGCAAACAATGATAGTAGCTTGGACATTACATCAGATTTATATGAAACAATTGGATTAATTGAACAAGCGACAGCAGACTTAACTGAGGATGAAGTTGAAAAGGTTCTACTTCATGATGAATTTGCTGAAAGACGCCTAATCGTTTTAGAGGAAGTGGCAACTGAAGGTAATGAAGAGGAGATTGAACATTTAGTTACAGATTTTATTGAGGTAGTTACAGCTACTGAAAATGTAACGGCTTCTGCAGAAGAAGCAGGTGAAGACGTAAACGAACTTAGAGAATCATTAATGAAATTATAG
- a CDS encoding isoprenylcysteine carboxylmethyltransferase family protein codes for MDKTETIMHINYMDRDIIIFTIAVGLWMIQFILFKDQLKKEDRSGKDGSLTLLQAGFLLCVFTSITFSNLYTGEESILIKKISIVLLIKGIFIRYWAYYVMRQYFTRTIQPHKDRPLISYGPYRFARHPFHVGLFLITLGLCLFICGNVIAVFIVFPVFGSILHYRMSLEEQVLSEKYGDIYQGWCPPIDFVCFRFFIKGLLLLKMKRFSNE; via the coding sequence ATGGATAAAACTGAAACGATAATGCATATTAACTATATGGATAGAGACATTATTATTTTTACCATCGCTGTTGGACTATGGATGATACAATTTATTTTATTTAAGGATCAATTGAAAAAGGAGGATCGGAGCGGAAAAGACGGAAGTCTGACTTTATTACAAGCTGGCTTTCTATTGTGCGTTTTTACTAGTATTACATTTTCGAATTTGTATACTGGTGAGGAAAGTATATTGATAAAAAAAATAAGCATTGTCTTACTAATAAAAGGCATTTTTATTCGTTATTGGGCTTACTATGTCATGCGTCAGTATTTTACAAGAACAATCCAACCGCATAAAGACCGTCCCCTCATCAGTTATGGTCCTTATCGGTTTGCAAGACATCCGTTTCATGTCGGACTATTCCTCATCACATTAGGTTTGTGCTTATTTATCTGTGGAAATGTCATTGCTGTTTTCATTGTCTTTCCTGTTTTCGGGAGTATCTTGCATTATCGAATGTCTTTAGAGGAACAGGTGCTAAGTGAGAAATACGGAGACATCTATCAAGGGTGGTGCCCGCCAATCGATTTCGTTTGTTTCCGTTTCTTTATTAAAGGCTTATTATTGCTAAAAATGAAAAGGTTTTCAAATGAGTAA
- a CDS encoding isoprenylcysteine carboxylmethyltransferase family protein yields MHINYMDRDIIIFTIAVGLWMIQFILFKDQLKKEDRSGKDGSLTLLQAGFLLCVFTSITFSNLYTGEESILIKKISIVLLIKGIFIRYWAYYVMRQYFTRTIQPHKDRPLISYGPYRFARHPFHVGLFLITLGLCLFICGNVIAVFIVFPVFGSILHYRMSLEEQVLSEKYGDIYQGWCRHRFRLFPFLY; encoded by the coding sequence ATGCATATTAACTATATGGATAGAGACATTATTATTTTTACCATCGCTGTTGGACTATGGATGATACAATTTATTTTATTTAAGGATCAATTGAAAAAGGAGGATCGGAGCGGAAAAGACGGAAGTCTGACTTTATTACAAGCTGGCTTTCTATTGTGCGTTTTTACTAGTATTACATTTTCGAATTTGTATACTGGTGAGGAAAGTATATTGATAAAAAAAATAAGCATTGTCTTACTAATAAAAGGCATTTTTATTCGTTATTGGGCTTACTATGTCATGCGTCAGTATTTTACAAGAACAATCCAACCGCATAAAGACCGTCCCCTCATCAGTTATGGTCCTTATCGGTTTGCAAGACATCCGTTTCATGTCGGACTATTCCTCATCACATTAGGTTTGTGCTTATTTATCTGTGGAAATGTCATTGCTGTTTTCATTGTCTTTCCTGTTTTCGGGAGTATCTTGCATTATCGAATGTCTTTAGAGGAACAGGTGCTAAGTGAGAAATACGGAGACATCTATCAAGGGTGGTGCCGCCATCGATTTCGTTTGTTTCCGTTTCTTTATTAA
- a CDS encoding sigma factor, with the protein MENIEVIEATTSAQNGDDLVRERLIAHYKPYVLNTVGHICKKFVSWSEEEASIGLIALNKAIDTYDASKGRTFLNYVYLLIKRDLIDFFRKKRMKSTYR; encoded by the coding sequence ATGGAAAACATTGAGGTCATTGAAGCAACAACCAGTGCCCAAAATGGAGATGATCTCGTTCGCGAACGATTAATTGCTCATTACAAGCCTTACGTGCTCAATACTGTTGGCCACATTTGTAAGAAGTTTGTGAGCTGGAGCGAAGAAGAGGCTAGCATTGGCTTGATTGCTTTAAACAAGGCGATTGATACGTATGATGCATCAAAGGGAAGAACCTTCCTAAATTATGTTTACTTACTTATTAAACGAGACTTGATTGACTTTTTTAGAAAGAAAAGAATGAAAAGCACTTATCGATGA
- a CDS encoding YncE family protein: MDNQLAVVDVATQELMKLIDTGVGPVQMYASYDNRYVIVANQGSEDAPSDTITIVSLETLEVVKEIQLGKGAHGIVISKDSRYAFVTNMFEDTVSVVDLETLEETTRIEVGYYPNGISIN, from the coding sequence TTGGATAATCAACTAGCTGTCGTTGATGTTGCGACACAAGAATTAATGAAGCTAATTGATACTGGTGTGGGGCCAGTGCAAATGTACGCTAGCTACGATAACCGGTATGTGATCGTAGCAAACCAAGGGAGTGAAGATGCTCCGTCAGATACAATTACGATTGTAAGTCTTGAAACCTTAGAAGTTGTTAAAGAAATTCAATTAGGAAAAGGCGCTCATGGCATTGTTATCTCAAAAGATAGCCGCTATGCATTCGTAACAAATATGTTTGAGGATACTGTTTCGGTTGTCGATCTAGAAACTCTGGAAGAAACAACGAGAATTGAAGTAGGTTATTACCCAAATGGAATTTCGATTAACTAG
- a CDS encoding spore coat protein has translation MNNQNMKIQNPETQVQKTPQMNDRDFINDCLATEKYLTGAYSVAMNEASHEHLYQDLNQIFNETQDCQRQLFNLMFKKGWYSFEAADQQKLNQTYQQFQGYTNQFPYNGNTIS, from the coding sequence ATGAACAACCAAAACATGAAGATTCAAAATCCTGAAACTCAGGTACAAAAAACACCACAAATGAACGATCGAGATTTTATTAACGACTGCCTTGCAACAGAAAAGTACCTGACAGGTGCCTATAGTGTTGCTATGAATGAAGCTAGCCATGAACACTTGTATCAAGACTTAAATCAAATTTTTAACGAAACACAAGACTGTCAACGTCAGTTATTTAACTTGATGTTCAAAAAAGGTTGGTATTCGTTTGAAGCTGCAGATCAGCAGAAGCTCAATCAAACGTACCAACAATTCCAAGGATATACAAATCAGTTCCCTTATAACGGAAATACGATTTCGTAA
- a CDS encoding sigma factor, with product MSEEEASIGLIALNKAIDTYDAIKGRTFLNYVYLLIKRDLIDFFRKERMKSTYR from the coding sequence CTGAGCGAAGAAGAGGCTAGCATTGGCTTGATTGCTTTAAACAAGGCGATTGATACGTATGATGCAATCAAAGGAAGAACCTTCCTAAATTATGTTTACTTACTTATTAAACGAGACTTGATTGACTTTTTTAGAAAAGAAAGAATGAAAAGCACTTATCGATGA